CAGGATCGTCTTCATCGTCATCGACTCCTTGCGGCGCTCACAGCCGCTTCGATACCGCAATCGCGGTCTTGCATGCCAAACGGATCGCCCCGGCGAGCAGCGGATAGGCGGGGGCCGTCTCCGCACCCGCCGCCAATGCGCTGTCCCTATGTTCCAGCTCCTCGGCGCGGAATTCGGCCACTGCAGCGGCCAGTTCCGGATCGTCCTCACCCAGCGCGTCGAGCTGTTCCTGGTAGTGGAGGTCGATTTCGGTCTCTACCGCCACCGTGCACGCCATCGCCGCCGCCGGGCCGATCGCCGCCGTCGCCGCGCCGAGCGCAAAGCCCGCGGCGTTCCACACCGGTTGCAGCGCGGTCGGGCGCACGCCCCGCCGCGCGATCATCGCATCGAAAAAGGCGCGGTGCCGTTCTTCCTGATTGGCCATGCCGGAAATCGCGCGCGCCATGTCGTGCCGGTCGCCCATCACCGCGAGCTGGCCCGCATAGATGCGCGTCGCGCCATATTCGCCAGCCTGATCGACGCGGATCATCGAGTCGATGTCGCGACGGGGGTCTCCGGGTTTCCACTTCACGTCTTGCGGCCCTTCAGCAGGAGAATCGCGATCACCAACGCTCCCCCGAGCGAAAAGATCGCATTCCATCCGGCCAGTGACACTCCGAAAAGATCCCAGGGTGCGACGTCACAGCGCACAACCGGCGCATTCATGATCCGGTCGAGCGC
The genomic region above belongs to Sphingomonas sp. J315 and contains:
- a CDS encoding demethoxyubiquinone hydroxylase family protein, giving the protein MIRVDQAGEYGATRIYAGQLAVMGDRHDMARAISGMANQEERHRAFFDAMIARRGVRPTALQPVWNAAGFALGAATAAIGPAAAMACTVAVETEIDLHYQEQLDALGEDDPELAAAVAEFRAEELEHRDSALAAGAETAPAYPLLAGAIRLACKTAIAVSKRL